In a genomic window of Fusobacterium perfoetens:
- a CDS encoding dicarboxylate/amino acid:cation symporter, with protein MEKLKDSLILKLILGVIVGLIVGLYSNETVIGLINTIKFLLGQVISFVVPLIILGFIAPAITQMKSNASKMLGTMIGLSYFSSVGAAVMSMIAGYSLIPILSIVSAADDAKKVIPELIFKVEIPPTMSVMTALILAIFIGLATVWTNSKNFENVLVEFGDIMLAIVSRIIIPILPVFVATTFATLSYEGVIIKQFPVFAKVIVIVLIGHFIWLTVLYTIGGIVNKCNPMDVLRHYGPAYLTAVGTMSSAATLPVALKCAKQSPVLDEDIVNFGVPLGATTHLCGSVLTEVFFVMTVSKILYGSIPSFGTMLLFVVLLGIFAVGAPGVPGGTVMASIGIIISVLGFDDTGVALMLTVFALQDSFGTACNVTGDGALTMILNGLFGKKRN; from the coding sequence ATGGAAAAATTAAAAGATTCCCTAATATTAAAGTTAATATTAGGAGTAATAGTAGGGCTTATAGTTGGATTATACAGTAACGAAACTGTAATCGGACTAATCAACACTATTAAATTTTTATTGGGACAAGTAATTTCATTTGTAGTTCCGCTAATCATTCTTGGATTTATAGCACCAGCAATAACTCAAATGAAGTCTAATGCAAGTAAAATGCTTGGAACTATGATTGGACTTTCATATTTCTCATCTGTTGGGGCAGCTGTTATGTCAATGATAGCTGGATATTCTTTAATCCCTATACTTAGCATCGTTTCAGCAGCTGATGATGCAAAAAAAGTTATTCCTGAACTTATATTCAAAGTTGAAATTCCACCTACAATGTCAGTTATGACAGCTCTTATACTTGCAATATTCATTGGACTTGCAACTGTATGGACTAACTCTAAAAATTTTGAAAATGTTTTAGTTGAATTTGGGGATATTATGCTTGCAATAGTTAGCAGAATAATAATTCCTATTCTTCCAGTATTCGTTGCTACTACATTTGCAACTTTATCTTACGAAGGTGTAATTATAAAACAATTCCCAGTATTCGCAAAAGTTATTGTAATAGTTTTAATTGGACACTTCATTTGGTTAACAGTTCTTTATACAATCGGAGGAATAGTTAATAAATGTAATCCTATGGACGTTTTAAGACATTATGGACCAGCTTACTTAACAGCTGTTGGAACAATGTCATCTGCTGCAACTTTACCAGTAGCTTTAAAATGTGCTAAACAATCTCCAGTACTTGATGAAGATATAGTTAATTTTGGAGTTCCATTAGGAGCAACTACTCACCTTTGTGGATCTGTTTTAACTGAAGTATTCTTCGTTATGACTGTTTCAAAAATATTATATGGAAGTATTCCTTCTTTTGGAACAATGTTATTATTCGTTGTTTTACTTGGAATATTCGCTGTTGGAGCTCCTGGAGTACCTGGTGGAACTGTTATGGCATCAATCGGTATCATCATATCTGTTCTTGGATTTGACGATACAGGAGTTGCTTTAATGCTTACAGTATTCGCTCTTCAAGATAGTTTCGGTACTGCTTGTAACGTAACTGGTGACGGTGCTCTTACAATGATTCTTAACGGATTATTTGGTAAAAAAAGAAATTAA
- a CDS encoding UvrD-helicase domain-containing protein, translating to MKFLIRENFFKNIKKEKINEIEKNINYFYQEILKNINNIRNIPKGFWIKKINGVENRYEFRVNNGDRIFFSLDRRQDEEEKITFILYSTHDGGVRKGKKAQIKDVREFDIDRSEFVEESFEIPQEVYLDYNQVISYEVKDDGEFIKISDSKNKYFYYYLNDEQYDALKENTPLLVAGSAGSGKSTITIRKILNLEEYREVYGVKKIAYFTGNKLLKESIEEQYNLFREKDTEKITEFYTPREFYKKVLKVDTRKIVRLKKFKEFLAFSFPDRKKMKIEDFNIYFEIMGILKGLMFDKKPDNWNRDLTKKLIPFDEYTSLNKSYSLLSFEEKEFIYRIAEKYEEWKFENELYDMNDLAVKSINSNIKYDFLVVDEIQDFTEVEIYFMASLIKNPVNILLAGDIHQMINFNSFSFERLRNYYFTKNIRNQEVILSKNYRNSKDIVELANFLTDLRKEYIGNLGVKDYKENFIVDKGKITLMKPDYELLKNIQKDVKFAILVSSKEEKYNLDRFSDVHMRVFSIDEIKGLEYDNVICLNLATTNLFAWKKIFNGEVKRDQRYRKYFNLFYVGITRCKKNLIIMEDKIQGNLLLEKIKDFITEANQENKEILSKEINISNKEEWFEEGKRLYNVENYEEAQKAFEMAGCPTWILEKNIEEDIENGDYKLALDKIKENKLDKKKKHYENLIIDTTLKREEYIKSLIFSVETFDTPYRYVEIKKIFLEKMNEEFFTKKELDRAVAIFSKKQENNILGEIYEKQKNYTLALNFYKKSANYIGIAKMRRKILEEKFSEKKDLDSKIKIVEELLGKKDINSYDKNKLTPLYNSLKYKDIDIIDMLLFLGAKKNVKVQGKYDILTYIAKENFENAMELYRYFYDKDYEYIFSPKVESPVEFSLKNRNRELTDMIINMKLMSDDYKSVETNPIDVCISTYQVKYFKLFLNKLDLNFLSDKFFEEIFKIILGLKSDDVLGKRKKDIMKKIYLRILTKKSEELVKKLKEIEQKPEEKNLDKKVKL from the coding sequence ATGAAATTTTTAATTAGAGAAAACTTTTTTAAAAATATAAAAAAAGAAAAAATCAACGAGATAGAGAAAAATATAAATTATTTTTATCAAGAGATTTTAAAAAATATAAATAATATAAGAAATATACCAAAAGGTTTTTGGATAAAGAAAATAAATGGTGTAGAAAATAGATATGAATTTCGTGTAAATAATGGAGATAGAATTTTCTTTTCATTAGATAGACGTCAAGATGAAGAGGAAAAAATTACCTTTATATTATATTCAACTCACGACGGTGGAGTTAGAAAAGGAAAAAAAGCTCAGATAAAAGATGTAAGAGAGTTTGATATTGATAGAAGTGAATTTGTGGAAGAGAGTTTTGAAATTCCTCAAGAGGTTTATCTTGACTACAATCAAGTTATAAGTTATGAAGTGAAAGATGACGGAGAATTTATAAAGATAAGTGATAGTAAAAACAAATATTTCTACTATTATCTAAATGATGAACAATATGATGCTCTAAAAGAAAATACACCTCTTTTGGTGGCTGGTAGTGCAGGTAGTGGAAAAAGTACCATAACTATTAGAAAGATTTTAAATCTTGAGGAGTATAGAGAGGTTTATGGAGTAAAAAAAATAGCTTATTTTACAGGAAATAAACTTTTGAAAGAGAGTATAGAGGAGCAATACAATCTTTTTAGAGAGAAAGACACAGAGAAAATAACAGAGTTTTATACACCGAGAGAGTTTTATAAAAAAGTATTAAAGGTAGATACTAGAAAAATAGTTCGTCTTAAAAAATTTAAAGAGTTCTTAGCTTTCTCATTTCCAGATAGAAAAAAAATGAAAATAGAGGATTTTAATATCTATTTTGAGATAATGGGAATTTTAAAAGGTTTGATGTTTGACAAAAAGCCTGATAACTGGAATAGAGATCTGACTAAAAAACTTATTCCTTTTGATGAATATACAAGCCTTAACAAAAGTTATTCGCTACTTAGTTTTGAAGAGAAAGAGTTTATATATAGAATAGCTGAAAAATATGAAGAGTGGAAGTTTGAAAACGAGCTTTATGATATGAATGATTTGGCAGTAAAAAGTATCAATTCAAATATTAAATATGATTTTTTAGTAGTTGACGAGATACAAGACTTTACAGAAGTAGAGATATATTTTATGGCAAGTCTTATAAAAAATCCTGTAAATATTTTGCTTGCTGGAGATATTCACCAGATGATAAACTTTAACTCCTTTAGCTTTGAACGTCTTAGAAACTATTATTTTACAAAAAATATAAGAAATCAAGAGGTAATACTTAGTAAAAACTATAGAAATTCAAAGGATATAGTGGAACTTGCAAATTTCTTGACAGATCTTAGAAAAGAATATATTGGAAATCTTGGGGTAAAAGATTATAAAGAAAACTTTATAGTTGATAAAGGAAAGATAACTCTTATGAAACCAGACTATGAACTTCTTAAAAATATTCAAAAAGACGTTAAGTTTGCAATCTTAGTTTCATCTAAAGAGGAGAAATACAATCTTGATCGATTTTCAGATGTTCATATGAGGGTCTTTAGTATTGACGAGATAAAGGGGCTTGAGTATGATAATGTCATCTGTCTAAACCTTGCTACAACAAATCTATTTGCTTGGAAAAAGATTTTTAATGGAGAGGTAAAGAGAGACCAAAGATATAGAAAATATTTTAATCTTTTCTATGTAGGTATTACAAGATGTAAGAAAAATCTTATAATAATGGAAGATAAAATTCAAGGTAATCTTCTTCTTGAAAAGATAAAGGACTTTATAACAGAGGCAAACCAAGAGAATAAAGAGATACTTTCTAAAGAGATAAATATATCTAATAAAGAGGAATGGTTTGAAGAGGGAAAAAGATTATATAATGTAGAAAACTATGAAGAGGCACAAAAAGCTTTTGAAATGGCAGGTTGTCCTACTTGGATACTTGAAAAAAATATAGAAGAGGACATTGAAAACGGAGATTATAAACTTGCCCTTGATAAGATAAAAGAGAATAAACTTGATAAGAAAAAGAAACATTATGAAAATCTTATAATAGATACTACATTAAAAAGAGAGGAATATATAAAAAGTCTTATTTTTTCAGTAGAAACTTTTGATACACCTTATAGATATGTAGAGATTAAAAAAATATTCTTAGAAAAAATGAATGAGGAGTTTTTTACTAAGAAAGAGCTTGATAGAGCAGTAGCGATATTTAGCAAGAAACAAGAAAATAATATTCTAGGAGAGATCTACGAAAAACAAAAGAACTATACTTTGGCTTTAAACTTCTATAAAAAATCTGCCAACTATATAGGTATAGCAAAAATGAGAAGAAAGATTTTAGAAGAAAAGTTTAGTGAAAAGAAAGATCTAGATAGCAAAATCAAAATAGTCGAAGAGCTTTTAGGAAAAAAAGATATAAACTCTTATGATAAAAATAAACTAACTCCCCTTTACAACAGTCTAAAATACAAGGATATTGATATTATAGATATGCTTTTATTCTTAGGAGCTAAGAAAAATGTCAAAGTTCAAGGAAAATATGACATTCTTACATATATAGCTAAAGAAAATTTTGAAAATGCAATGGAGCTGTATAGATACTTTTATGATAAGGACTATGAATATATATTTAGTCCAAAGGTAGAAAGTCCAGTTGAATTTTCATTGAAAAATAGAAATAGAGAACTGACAGATATGATTATTAATATGAAACTTATGAGTGATGACTATAAAAGTGTAGAAACTAATCCGATAGATGTCTGTATATCCACTTATCAAGTAAAGTATTTTAAACTATTTTTAAATAAATTGGACTTAAATTTTTTAAGTGATAAATTTTTTGAAGAAATTTTTAAGATTATCTTAGGGCTAAAATCAGATGATGTGTTAGGAAAAAGAAAAAAAGATATTATGAAGAAGATATATTTAAGAATTTTGACCAAAAAAAGTGAAGAGTTAGTTAAAAAGCTTAAGGAAATAGAGCAAAAACCTGAAGAAAAAAATCTTGACAAAAAAGTAAAGTTATAG